GACCCTATCTGTGACGGTGTTGAAATCCCCTTTGCCAACCCACAAGACCCCCTCCACTTCTCCCACCCTAAAACACCCGATAGAGGCAGCCATTCCACCTAGCAGCAACACATGGTGCTTACCTTCCACTTTCCCAATGTCACCTGACAGCCTTTGTCTTCTACAAGTACCTTACCCTTTCCTTCCGCAACGGAGATATTTTCTGCCGGACTACCCCCTGGTGACCTCAACACTGAGGCGTATGAGGCACCTTTGACCGAGGGAGGCCTTCCCACTGTCTTTCCATCAACAGACTCCCCTCTGTTTGCATGCTTTGGATTAGCGGCTTTGGACCTAGTGACGCTTCAAATGGAATGCAGAAAACCTTTCCATCCGATGCCATTTGCGCCTTCCGGGATCACTAACAAACTTTTCCTCCTTCCATTCTAGAAATCTGAGAGTTCCAAAAAATTGCTCCTTGCATTAATATGATGTTGAATGATGAGAAGTCCATTACCCATCCTTAGCTCCTTGAAGAATCCCTCATGACAGATGAGTTCTAAACAATCCTCTATCCCCTTAGCCACCCATGAAGCTATCGTCCCAAATAGACACATGAACTTAGCCATCCTTTTACTACATTTAGAGATGCGAAAACTATTTCCTCCCTCTTTCTAAAAATGAAAGTTTTTTATTCCATCTTCAACCACCTCTCACCATTTGAGAAGAATCCGCGTCACTCGTCGTCATCCTCTAATCCCAAATCACAAGATCATCTCCCAGGATCATCTCGCTTCATCATCTAAAGGAGAAAAGATGTTATACGAGAATAAAATGCAGATCTGAGATGTTATACAAGAAAAGATGTTATGGTACTACACCAGATCTGTGCCGACGAACCAAAGGAGTGGAAAATCTAGGTTGCCGGAGGGAGAACCGACACCAGAGTGCCCTCAGAGGAGTCATTGCAGCCCATCAATCTTGTCTATGGCGGTGGCAGAGGCATAGGTTTGACGGTTGATGTCATCTTCGAGAGATCTCCTTAACGTCACCAAGAATCTCGTCGATTTAGCCTTAAGAGAAAGACATAGAGAGAGCCCAGAGACACTCTAGGTTGCTGGAGGGAGGAGCAATGCCGGATTGCCCTCAGTGGAGTCGCCGAAGCTTGTTGGTCTTGTCTGTAGCAGTGGCAGGGTGCCTTAGGGTTTGGGTGGAGGATGACGGCGGGGTACCATAGTAATATAATCCCGTGGCTCTCTAatatttttggttatttttttgtgaatttatgTTCAACAAATTAGGTATTTTTATTATGTTGGGCCTCTTTACCGGGCACAGTTACGAAAGCACATAACACTCCTAACCTATGGGAAGGGAGTGTTACATAAGTGGATGGGTTTGAGAGGGGTGCTTTTAATCAAGCTTAATCTATGTCCCTTAGACATATACATCATTTTCCATGGAACCAACTGACACTCCAACTTTTAAACAATACCCTCCCAAATCAACATGGCTTTAAATTGAGCTCTCAATGGGAATACAAGGTACATCACATGAACAAAAGATGCCTTGCATCCTAGGATACGGGTCAAACCGTCTAAATTCACCCATCACCAACTGTGATTAACTCAAATTTGGCCAACTTAACTTCCAATTCTGATactaaaaaggcaaaaaaaaaaaaaaaaaaagaccacaTGTTCAGGATTTGTCTCACTAAATATTAGTGTGTCATCTGCAATAAAAGGTGTGAGATAAGAAGTCCTTTCACATTCAGGTACCCACCGAGAAACTTGATAAAGGACCTGCATTAATGCTTAACTAATTCTGATGAGGGTCACCATAGCAAGTCACATACGCTAAAACTAAAAAACTCAATATGTAGATGCAATGAACTATCCAAGCACACCATTTATCCCCAAAGTCACACCTTCTCAATATGGATAGTAGAAACACCAAAGAACATCTGGCATCCCCAATATGACTCTCCCATCCAAAAATTTATTAGTGATAAGAGTTGAGTCTAAAATTTGCCTTCCCTGATTGAAGGCATTTTGAGATTGGGAGGTGATCTTTTGTAGCACCATCTTCAATCTATTTTGCAAGGACTTTAGTGATTATCTTGTAGACTCTGGTCACAACACATATGGGTCAAAGTCTTTGATGTCAACGACCCTTGCCTTCTTCGGAATAAGAGCTATAAATATTGCATCAAGGCTTTTTACAAATCTATTCTTGATGTGAAAATCATGGTAAACCTTCATCAGACTTTTCCACCACATCCCAGAAAATTTGGAAGTAAGAtgtgttttgctttattttctgGTCTCAAATTGAATGCAAAAAATTGTAGCTTCagattattatgtttttttttcacatttcttgTATTAAAGTTTTTATCTGATCCTCTTACTTTGATAGCATGAATTACAAGTCAATACACACCTCCTATAAGATATATCAACAGCTTATCATATCAAATTCTAGCTAAATATATGCTATTAATGGCATTTAGTTCAGTTAAGATCATTTACACAATCCTGAGATAGAGCCATTGATAGCTAACTTGAATGGATGTTATAGACCTCaataaaaatcatatcataATTGCATCTTATAAATGATGCCAGAGATACGAGTCGATTCTCAACGCGCTGTGcaataaattagattataaagaGACTTGATAGTatcaatcatataaatatatctttctGAACATCTGCGAGATAGATATCACAATTACCCGTAAGGTACAGCCTCCAAACCCTTCTTAAACCCTATGACAAATGGATTTTAGTTTCTATTTTACTTACAGAAGCAGCGAAATTATGAATTCGAGCAAGTCCTATCTGAGAGAGAATTTTTTTCTCGCCAACAATTGACATTTTTTCCCAATTAAATGCTgatgtaataaattatatagtAAAAGATATACGGACTAACCTCGACTCATAAGGAACCAAGGGACGCCAAAGATGGCGGTGATGATGGCGATGCCAGCCGCGACGTGCTTCTTGTCACCACTGTAGAGGTAGTGCTCCACTCTCGACCTGAAACGGCCTCCACTAAATCCTTTTCCGTTGCTTTTTGCGTCGCTGCTCATCTTTTTTGTCGCAATTTCTAGCTAGGTATCGAGCCTAGCCGCGCCCtcgatttatttatatttacgtACTCCTCAGTTGAGTCGGCGAAATAAAAGCCCTGTATTGTTTGGCTGTTCACTGAATAATATCCAAGTCCCAACCGAaggtaaataaatatttttttagtcgTTATCTcggcaaataaaataaaagtaatgttatttgtctttttaattattatcttcaaatcaaaatttaaagttatattaaataattaacaaaatatcttttattttttattttttgtttttatcaatcatttaatacgcagaaaaaatatgagaagataatagttaaaaaatataataaatagcatttttttataaaataattaaactattttatttaataataatgatatcttaatatattatattacaaaaGTGTTTTTCGGTCtatgaataattatttatgaatgatGGCTACATTACACTTTTATCCTTGAGTTTTATGATGGATTAGATTGTTTTAAAAAGCTACTACTCGCCCTGGGCAGGCGGGTGGGCGCGCAACTACCCCATCTGTTCCCCGCCCTTGCATGAGTGAGGGACACTTGCCAACCCAGCTCCCCCGCACCATCCCACATATGGGGTACCCCATTCGGTCCCTGGGCATAAGGCCTTTCCAGAATTCGCTAAACAAAAATCGAATATATCATGGCCAGTGGGTTTGCATAGAGACCTATGAGCGCGACTGACCATGGATTTGCATAGAGACTCACAGTTGCAATTGGCCGTTGGATCGATGCAGCAGCGACCTGTGACCCACGATCATGGCTTGGTCGTGGCTGTGGAGATTCCATAAAAGAAGAGGATTAGGAGGaggataaaaagaagaagaaaataagacGAGGAGGAGAAAGAAGATAAGAGGGGTGTCAATGTGAGAGGAAGGAGAGAGGAGTTGATGTGAagaaaaattagggtttttaggtttatatagattattttttctaaaacatacatatattatatcgCTAATTAGGTTACTTACCCATCACCTAGCAAGATGGTAGATTGGGCAGGCGAGCTGGGTTGCAGAATGGGGTTGTCTGCACAAAGTGGGGTGGGTCTGCATGACATATGTGTTTGACAAATGCCTGCCTTGGAGCTAGCACTATTGCTCTTCAAGGTGCTCAACTCAAGTTAAGAGCAATCTTCTCTTGCTTGGTGCATGATAGTGTTGCTCATCCCTAGGTGACCACACTATGGTCGTTTTCTATGCCAGCGTTTATGCTTGCCTCGAGCGCGAATTTCTTCTCTCTCGAGTTATTTATTACTTTGCTTGGTTTTCTCAAACAATGTTTTGATCAGACTGATCTTACTCGGTGATGCCGAACAATGGTATATTCTTGCGTTGCTCGGTTATCCTTAGCAATATTTGGATTGGACTAGCATGCTTGGTGATCCCAAGAAAGACTTATTTTCTTGCTCTACTAAGTGATTATGAGTAGTGTATTGGCCAGATTGGTCTTACTTGGTGATTTCGAGTAAGGGTTATTTTCTTGCGTTGCTCGATTATCTCAAACATTGTATTTGTCGGACTTGCCTTGCTCAATGATCCCAAGCAAGCTTTATTTCCTTGTGCTGCTCAATTATCCTGAGCAATGTCTTGGTTAGACTGAGCTTACTTAATGATCCCAAGCTAGGGCTATGTTCTTGTCCCACTCGATTAACCTGAGCATTGTGTTGCTTGTCCGACCAGTGGGCGAAAGCTCGGAGCAAGCTTTCTAGTTGTTCATTCAATGGAAACCTCCTTGGTTGCAGCCTTTGTGTCCACAACAATGGGCCGAGCTTCATTGCTTGCCCTAGCTTTGGTGAATGAGCAAACTAAGGGCTCGTATGTCGGCTACTTGGGGTTGAATTTTAGTATTCACCCATGATATTCCTGCCATGCTCATTCTATTAGGTGAGCTATAAAGATCGCACATGATGTTACTTTGTTGCTTGGGGCGAACTTCATTATTTACTCGTGATGGGATCCTTTGAGTGCCCGCCATGTTATCTTTTGGGAACGTAGGCCCTTATTCTTGTATTTATGCTCGCCTCGGTCTTGAACTTCTTCTCTCCTGGGTTGCGAGCACTTGTTGCTCTTCCAATGTGAAATATTGTTGCTCACTCGATGCAATCACTTTATGTACTATAATTCACAAACtttctttttagatttttaaaaattatattattattattattattattattattattattattattattattattattattattattattcctatataatattatttggaaaaaatagCAATTATATTCATCTTATTTTCTACACTAccataattcataaaaataaataatagttgtTGGACTAACATTGttatcattttacaaaatgcAATTCTTATTTTAAGGTTTCAATTTATGCGTTAATTCATGATTGGTCTTTAATTTATCATATCCACCAATTTATTTTCTATGGTAACGTGTTTCAACTAGGCATAAAATCCTTACTAGCATACCTATACGTGTGATCTAATCATCTTGTTTGATTTAGTGATGAAATAATAAACAAAGATGAAAGGAAGCCAAagtataataacaaatatattgAGATGGAGGGCAACACGCaaatgagaaattttaaaatttcatatcgtGTCTTagcatatttcaaaaaaatcaaaataatacaaaatgattgtatcttaatatattttacatttCAATTCAATCACccataaaatttgaatttgatgttattttagatcttgaaaattatttataattctttttcacAAAGACTTCTTTTTCAATGTACATCATCAAagaatcaatttgaaatttatctttaattttgttgtgaagtctagtttttaaaatattcgtacTTGAAGATAATTTTTCTCCACTTATAATAGAAACAAAAAGAGTAAGCA
This sequence is a window from Carya illinoinensis cultivar Pawnee chromosome 9, C.illinoinensisPawnee_v1, whole genome shotgun sequence. Protein-coding genes within it:
- the LOC122275184 gene encoding uncharacterized protein LOC122275184, whose protein sequence is MSSDAKSNGKGFSGGRFRSRVEHYLYSGDKKHVAAGIAIITAIFGVPWFLMSRGTKHQSHQDYVERADKARSQRLSSGSSSAK